In a genomic window of Gossypium arboreum isolate Shixiya-1 chromosome 9, ASM2569848v2, whole genome shotgun sequence:
- the LOC108455792 gene encoding homeobox-leucine zipper protein HAT7-like yields MAFPPHAFMFQPHEDHHNDHLPSPTSLNFLPSCPPQLFHGGGAPFMMKRSVSFSGVDKSEEVHGDDELSDDGSHLGEKKKRLNLEQVKALEKSFELGNKLEPERKVQLAKALGLQPRQIAIWFQNRRARWKTKQLEKDYDALKKQFEALKADNDALQAQNKKLNAELLALKTKDSNETSCIKKENDCSWSYGSDNNSCDVNLDISRTPLMSSSKHLFPPSVRPTSMTQLLQGSSRPDLQCVKLDQVVQEESFCNMFNGVDEQQAFWPWSEQQSFH; encoded by the exons ATGGCCTTTCCTCCTCATGCTTTCATGTTCCAACCCCATGAAGATCACCACAATGACCACCTTCCTTCCCCTACTTCCCTCAATTTCCTCCCTTCTTGCCCTCCTCAACTCTTCCATG GTGGTGGTGCCCCGTTTATGATGAAGAGATCGGTCTCATTCTCGGGTGTGGACAAATCAGAAGAAGTGCATGGAGATGATGAATTGTCAGATGATGGATCACACCTAGGGGAGAAGAAGAAGAGGCTCAACTTAGAGCAAGTGAAGGCGCTTGAGAAGAGTTTTGAGTTAGGGAACAAGCTTGAACCTGAAAGGAAAGTGCAGTTGGCTAAGGCCTTGGGGCTACAACCCAGGCAGATTGCCATTTGGTTCCAAAACAGGAGGGCTAGGTGGAAAACCAAGCAATTGGAGAAAGATTATGATGCCTTGAAGAAACAGTTTGAAGCTCTCAAGGCTGATAATGATGCCCTTCAAGCTCAAAACAAGAAACTTAATGCTGag TTATTAGCTTTGAAAACCAAAGATTCAAATGAAACCAGTTGCATCAAGAAAGAAAACGACTGTTCATGGAGCTATGGAAGTGACAACAACAGTTGTGATGTGAACTTAGATATCTCAAGAACACCATTGATGAGCAGTAGTAAACATCTCTTCCCACCATCAGTGAGACCAACAAGCATGACTCAACTCCTTCAAGGTTCATCAAGACCAGACCTACAATGCGTAAAGCTTGATCAAGTGGTTCAAGAAGAAAGCTTCTGCAATATGTTCAATGGAGTTGATGAACAACAAGCGTTTTGGCCATGGTCTGAACAGCAAAGTTTCCATTGA
- the LOC108455576 gene encoding probable leucine-rich repeat receptor-like protein kinase At1g35710, with protein sequence MYKGEEAVEQRSLVGDVTGGGGIEIRNLKRLTDLDLGANNLSGEIPSFLGLLPSLSSLYLDSNLFEGFIPLDIGKLKNLTVLYLSYNKLTGSIPSSLLHLPNLMDLTIASNHLEGPIPHEIESLNALKYLNLSDNKLSGPIPSQIGNLSNLRSLILANNNLSGRIPLQISGLSLYELDLSHNIISGDIPSQLNFQNYSQNIFLSHNLLLGVIPSQFGNLTDLSSLDLSWNNLTGTIPEFPFYVGNLNLSFNSLRGQIPDGLLHFAPETFIGNKDLCGSIQGFRPCPSSPNVNRERNSKLVKHNLSIVILVPNLLFFVSTFVLVIFILFRRYRAKALKSDPSPTKNGDLFCIWNFDGKIAFEDIIKATEDFDIKYCIGTGGYGSVYRAILPSGKVVALKKLHQLEAEQPAYDASFRNEIKFLTEIRHKNIVKLHGFCLHNRCMCLIYEYMENGSLFYALSIDEEAVELDWTKRVNIVKGVAHALSYMHHDCTPPIVHRDISSKNILLNSELEAFIADFGTARLLDPDSSNRTVIVGTYGYIAPELAYSMIVTEKCDVYSFGVLALEILMGKHPVLDPRLSPPRSQKMVGDIAFVAVIAFACLRAKPKARPTMKSVSQKFLRIKSPISVPLHEISLIELKNHEMFMSGGKYMYWAVRFGYPFMNVGSKAW encoded by the exons ATGTACAAAG GTGAAGAGGCGGTGGAGCAGAGGTCACTTGTAGGAGATGTGACTGGGGGCGGTGGGATAG AAATAAGAAATCTTAAGAGGTTGACTGACTTGGATCTTGGTGCCAATAACTTGAGTGGTGAAATCCCTTCGTTTCTAGGTCTTTTACCCAGCTTGAGTAGCTTGTACCTTGACTCAAATCTTTTTGAAGGTTTCATCCCATTAGATATTGGAAAATTAAAGAATCTGACTGTATTGTATCTCTCTTATAACAAACTCACTGGCTCAATCCCTTCATCACTACTTCATTTACCCAATTTAATGGATTTAACCATCGCTTCGAATCATTTGGAGGGTCCCATACCCCATGAAATTGAGAGTTTGAATGCCCTGAAATACTTGAATCTCTCAGACAACAAATTGAGTGGGCCCATTCCATCTCAGATTGGTAATTTGTCAAATTTAAGATCCTTAATTTTGGCAAACAATAACTTGAGTGGAAGGATTCCCCTGCAAATTAGTGGCTTATCTCTATATGAGCTTGATCTAAGCCATAACATCATTAGTGGAGATATACCTTCTCAACTCAATTTCCAAAACTATTCCCAAAACATTTTTCTTAGCCATAACCTTCTCCTAGGAGTGATACCTTCCCAATTTGGGAATTTAACTGATTTAAGCAGCTTAGATCTCAGTTGGAATAATCTAACGGGCACGATTCCCGAATTTCCATTTTATGTGGGGAACCTCAATTTGTCATTTAATTCACTGAGGGGTCAAATTCCAGATGGATTATTGCATTTTGCACCCGAGACATTTATAGGCAACAAGGATTTATGCGGTTCCATTCAAGGCTTCCGTCCTTGCCCTTCATCTCCAAATGTAAACCGAGAAAGAAATAGCAAACTAGTGAAGCACAATCTGTCTATTGTTATTCTGGTTCCAAATTTGTTATTTTTTGTCTCGACTTTTGTGTTGGTGATATTCATCCTATTCCGACGATATAGAGCTAAAGCTTTGAAATCTGATCCAAGCCCAACCAAAAATGGAGATTTATTCTGTATTTGGAACTTTGATGGAAAGATTGCTTTTGAAGACATCATCAAAGCCACGGAGGATTTTGATATCAAATATTGCATTGGAACGGGTGGTTATGGCAGTGTTTACAGAGCAATCTTACCAAGTGGCAAAGTTGTTGCATTGAAAAAACTCCACCAATTGGAAGCTGAGCAGCCGGCTTATGATGCAAGTTTCCGGAATGAGATCAAGTTTTTAACAGAAATACGACACAAGAACATTGTCAAGCTGCACGGATTTTGTCTCCACAATCGTTGCATGTGcttgatttatgaatatatggAAAACGGAAGCTTATTTTATGCCTTGAGCATTGATGAGGAAGCTGTGGAATTGGATTGGACCAAAAGAGTGAACATTGTCAAAGGTGTCGCACATGCTCTATCTTACATGCATCATGATTGCACCCCTCCAATTGTTCATCGAGACATCTCAAGCAAAAACATTTTGTTGAACTCTGAATTGGAAGCTTTTATTGCTGACTTTGGGACTGCAAGACTTCTTGATCCTGATTCATCTAATCGAACTGTAATTGTTGGCACATATGGATATATTGCCCCAG AACTTGCTTATTCAATGATTGTGACGGAAAAATGTGATGTATATAGCTTTGGAGTGTTGGCATTGGAAATATTGATGGGAAAGCATCCTG TTTTGGACCCTCGATTATCACCACCAAGAAGTCAAAAAATGGTAGGAGACATCGCTTTTGTTGCTGTGATTGCTTTCGCATGCTTACGGGCCAAACCCAAAGCTCGACCAACAATGAAATCAGTGTCTCAAAAATTCCTACGCATCAAGTCTCCAATTTCAGTGCCTCTTCATGAAATATCTCTTATCGAGCTTAAGAACCATGAGATGTTTATGAGCG GAGGCAAATACATGTATTGGGCTGTTAGATTTGGATATCCATTCATGAATGTTGGGTCCAAAGCATGGTGA